aggcagaatactctagcacagactgaaggctggggtggagttttatagcaggaagacacagtgcacatgaaaccaaagacgccatcttggaaaagggcagtaatgcacaaaaaggtaataaaaaatgttcagagtcctgacattactccctccttagaagcggcctcaggacgatcctggacctggtttctcagggaatctctgatgaaaacgagaaatcttctgttgggaattgatgttttccacaggttcccaagagtcttcctcaggaggatatccctgccatcttatcagatattggagccgattcctgtgaatcctggaatcaacaatttcctccaccacaaattgttcttgcccatcaatcaccacaggctgcggaggtggcacaacacgtccctggaaggtattaggagatacaggctttagtaaagatacatgaaaaactgggtgtaccttcatagtcctaggcagcttcagccggcaggccacagagctcacaataccgttgatcttgaaagggccaatgaatttctgtccaagtttttgtgaagaacgtttaacttcagattcttagttgctaaccacacggaatctcctaccttgaacatgggtgcaggtttacggaatctatcagcccatctcttataacgttcttgagccgtggtcagggattccttcagaacctccagattttgcctcatcgcagtcagcctttcctctactgccggaaccagagaattaattggagatctaggtaagatacacggatgataacccagattggcaaagaaaggtgtaaatttagtggaggcgctctgagaattattgtatgaaaattcggctaacagcaacaactccaaccaatcatcctggagatggctgacatagcatcttagatattgttccagcatctggttggtacgctcagtctgaccatttgtctggggatggtaagcagaagagagacatacattaatattgagtgcagagcaaaaccccttccagaatcttgaagtgaactgtactccacggtcagagatgatctcatccggaaccccgtgcaaccgaaagacattctgtatgactaagttcactgtatctttagctgaggggaggccggtgcacggaacaaaatgagcagctttacactatgttccaatttattatgcaaatgacatttttctcggattttcgtaaatggttggtgcaaatgacagtcagtctaataaaagtcatcacccgttagagtatacatcgaattttattgaagaaacctcccaatgataacagtataatctccaaatgaataaaacctcacaatgcactgttccaaattattaggcacagtagtatttctaaacatttgatatgttttaaagaactgaaaatgctcatttgtggaatttgcagcattaggaggtcacattcactgaacaaaactatttaactccaaaacatcctaacaggccaagttacatgttaacataggagcccttcattgatgtcaccttcacaattcttgtatccattgaacttgtgagtttttggagagtttctgcttgtttttctttgcctcccagagctgctgttttgatgtgaactgcctccgaccatcatagatcttttgtttgatgatactccaaaggttctctatagggttgaggtcaggggaagatggtggccacaccatgagtttatctccttttatgcccatagcagccaattactcagaggtattcattgtcatgcatgaagatgattttgctcctgaaggcacgtttctgctttttagaccatggaagaaagttgtcagtcagaaactctatttactttactttaattttcacaccttcaggaaccttaaagggccctaccagctggttccccatgattccagcccaaaacatgactcctccacctccttgctgatgtcgcagccttgttgggacatggtggccatccaccaaccatccactactccatccatctggaccgtccagggttgctcgacactcatcagtaaacaagactgtttgaaaattagtcttcatgtatgtctgggcccactgcaaccgtttctgcttgtgaacactgtttaggggtggccgaatagtaggtttatgcaccacagcaagcctttgaaggagcctacaccttgaggttcgagggactccaaacgcaccagcagcttcaaataactgtttgctgctttgtaatggtattttggcagctgctctcttaatccaatgaatttgtctggcagaaaacttcctcattatgcctttatttgcatgaactctgtcatgTAGAGacctcgatctctgaaccacatgccacccttaacccctttctgccagctgatggaatagtacgtcagttggcagatcccctgctttaaggtgggctccggcactgagcccaccttaaagccgcgacatgtcagctgttttgtacagctgacatgtgtgcgcaatgagtGCGAGCAGAATTGCGatccgcctgcgcccattaactagttaaatgccgccgtcaagcgctgacagcggcatttaactagcgctcccggccgcgcggccggaagtgctcgcactgctgacccccgtcacatgatcggtctccttgagacctctatggttgttgatggccgattgctttgagcaccaccctgtggtcggcgttcaaagtacacgaccatttctactacatagaggtgatctgtacttcacctctatgtagcagagccgatcgcgttgtgccagcttctagcctcctatggaggctattgaagcatgccaaaattaaaaaaaaaagtgttaaaaaatataaaaaaaataaaaagtatataaaagtttaaatcacccccctttcgccccaatcaaaataaaacaattaaaaaaaaatcaaacctacacatatttggtatcgccgcgttcagaatcgcctaatctatcaataaaaacaaaggattaacctgactgctaaatggcgtagcgagaaaaaaaatcaaaacgccaaaattacgttttttttggtcgccacgacattgcattaaaatgcaataacgggcgatcaaaagaacgtatctgcaccaaaatggtataattaaaaatgccagctcggcatgcaaaaaataagccctcacctgaccccagatcacgaaaattggagacgctacgggtatcggaaaatcgcacaattttttattttttttgcaaactttggaatttttttccaccacttagataaaaaataacctagacatgtttggtgtctatgaacttgtaatgacctggagaatcataatggcaggtctgttttagcatttggtgaacctagcaaaaaagccaaacaaaaaacaagtgtgagattgcactttttttgcaatttcatcacacttggaatttttttcccgttttctgttacacggcatggtaaaaccaatggtattgttcaaaagtacatctcgtcccgcaaagaataagccctcacatggccatattgacggaaaaataaaaaagttatggttctgggaaggaggggagcgaaaaacgaaaacgaaaaaagctccgggggtgaaggggttaaagacaagattaatatccacaggtgggttggccagaaatacatcaccttcataggcctccctgcactccttccacaagtcctgatcgtggataactccgatgaaattggcatcagatagaatggtcttggacggggctccaggtacggaatccgcagcatggattcgggataaagcgtcagccttcccattacgagataacaaagttaaattgatttaaaagtaagttccaacgagcctgacgaggagaaagacatctagcagatctaaggaactctagattgcgatggtcagttagcactatgatctgttgtgcagctccttgcagatgatgcctccattctttgaaagccgcaataatagccagcaattccttgtctcccgcgtcataattcttctctgctgaggttagtctacgggaaaagaaagcaccaggatgtagcagacccttctctccagttctttgggagagaatagcccccaaagcattatcagaagcgtccacctccacaaggaaagaaagtgttggatctgggtgtatcaacagcggtgctgaggtgaaacagatcttaagccgatcaaaagcttcttgagcctgtgatgaccacttaaagggcttttccttctttgtcaaggaagtaatgggacggacaatatcagaaaaatttcgaatgaagcgtctgtagaaatttgcaaaaccaataaaacgttggacctccttaacgttcttgggtaccggccagtcaaggatagcctgaatcttaccagattccatgttcagcccctggggagagatgatataacctaagaactgtatctcagaaagatggaactcgcatttctctggcttaatatacagatggtcccttgtcagggagtcacaaaaacactgaactttaggaaggcaaagtttgaccagcttaaggtaccttcacactaagcgactttacaacgatatcgctagcgatccgtgacgttgcagcgtcctggatagcgatatcgttgtgtttgacacgcagcagcgatctggatcccgctgtgagatcgctggtcgttgctgaaagtccagaactttatttcgtcgctggatctcccgctgacatcgctggatcggtgtgtgtgacaccgatccagcgatgtcttcactggtaaccagggtaaacatcgggttactaagcgcagggccgcgcttagtaacccgatgtttaccctggttaccattgtaaaagaaaaaaaaaaaacacatactcacattccggtgcccggcgtccgcttccctgcactcctcctgcatcctgtgtaagtgccggccgtaaagcagagcggtgacgtcaccgctctgctctgtgggagatgccggagatgttcggcgctgacacaggatgcaggaggagtgcagggaagcggacgccgggcaccggaatgtgagtatgtggtttttttttacttttacaatggtaaccagggtaaacatcgggttactaagcgcggccctgcgcttagtaacccgatgtttaccctggttaccaggggacttcggcatcgttgatcgctggagagcggtctgtgtgacagctctccagcgaccacacaacgacgctgcagcgatcggcatcgttgtctgtatcgctgcagcgtcgcttagtgtgaaggtacctttagagatgcccttaatctggtagactgggacaatatcctcagaaataagaatacagataataaatggaaaatgtttaagaacatcctaaataggcactgtaagcggtttataccttgtgggaataaaaggactagaaataggaaaaacccaatgtggctaaacaaagaagtaagacaggcaattaacagtaaaaagaaagcatttgcactactaaagcaggatggcaccattgaagctctaaaaaactatagggagaaaaatactttatctaaaaaactaattaaagctgccgaaaaggaaacagagaagcacattgctaaggagagtaaaactaaccccaaactgttcttcaactatatcaatagtaagagaattaaaactgaaaatgtaggccccttaaaaaatagtgaggaaagaatggttgtagatgacgaggaaaaggctaacatattaaacaccttcttctccacggtattcacggtggaaaatgaaatgctaggtgaaatcccaagaaacaatgaaaaccctatattaagggtcaccaatctaacccaagaagaggtgcgaaaccggctaaataagattaaaatagataaatctccgggtccggatggcatacacccacgagtactaagagaactaagtaatgtaatagataaaccattatttcttatttttagggactctatagcgacggggtctgttccgcaggactggcgcatagcaaatgtggtgccaatattcaaaaagggctctaaaagtgaacctggaaattataggccagtaagtctaacctctactgttggtaaaatatgtgaagggtttctgaaggatgttattctggattatctcaatgagaataactgtgtaactccatatcagcatgggtttatgagaaatcgctcctgtcaaaccaatctaatcagtttttatgaagaggtaagctataggctggaccacggtgagtcattggacgtggtatatctcgatttttccaaagcgtttgataccgtgccgcacaagaggttggtacacaaaatgagaatgcttggtctgggggaaaatgtgtgtaaatgggttagtaactggcttagtgatagaaagcagagggtggttataaatggtatagtctctaactgggtcgctgtgaccagtggggaccacaggggtcggtattgggacctgttctcttcaacatattcattaatgatctggtagaaggtttacacagtaaaatattgatatttgcagatgatacaaaactatgtaaagcagttaatacaagagaagacagtattctgctacagatggatctggataagttggaaacttgggctgaaaggtggcagatgaggtttaacagtgataaatgtaaggtcatacacaagggaagaaggaatcaatatcaccattacacactgaacgggaaaccactgggtaaatctgacagggagaaggacttgggtatcctagttaatgataaacttacctggagcagccagtgccaggcagcagctgccaaggcaaacaggatcatggggtgcattaaaagaggtctggatacacatgatgagagcattatactgcctctgtacaaatccctagttagaccgcacatggagtactgtgtccagttttgggcaccggtgctcaggaaggatataatggaactagagagagtacaaaggagggcaacaaaattaataacggggatgggagaactacaatacccagatagattagcgaaattaggattatttagtctagaaaaaagacgactgaggggcgatctaataaccatgtataagtatataaggggacaatacaaatatctcgctaaggatctgtttataccaaggaaggtgacgggcacaagggggcattctttgcatctggaggagagaaggtttttccaccaacatagaagaggattctttactgttagggcagtgagaatctggaattgcttgcctgaggaggtggtgatggcgaactcagtcgaggggttcaagagaggcctggatgtcttcctggagcagaacaatattgtatcatacaattattaggttccgtagaaggacgtagatctggggatttattatgatggaatataggctgaactggatggacaaatgtcttttttcggccttactaactatgtaactatggttctctttcagacgtcttaaaacagttttgacatgttcttcatgttcccgtagagtcagaaaagattagtatatcgtccaaatagatcactacaaactggtccaacaaatctctgaaaacgtcattagcaaggtgttgaaacgttgcaggggcgttacaaagcccgaagggcatcacaagagattcaaagtgtccataccggcatctgaatgctgtcttctactcatcccctggatgaatacgcaccaaattataagccccacgaagatccagtttagagaacaccttatcatggtggactctttccagtaattcaggaatcagaggcaaagggtaacggtttcgtacggttaccttattgagttcccgatagtcaacacagggtctcatccttcttctttacaaaaaagataggtgcccctgctggtgaggaagaaggacgtatgaagcctttggccagattttcatcaatatactcctttaaggcttgaagctcaggtgccgccaaagggtatacgttaacaaaaggaatagctgccccaggaagcaactcaatgggacagtcataatgcctgtgtggaggaagctgatctgcattcttcttgtcacagatgtcagagaactctttatatgctggaggtaaagaaaatacctgtacatgtggttccgtagccgtggactcagggacagcttctgttaacgctgagttgctccttgttggaaagataatctccttggtctcccagttgataattgggttctgagaacgcaaccaaggaatgcctaaaatcacaggaaaatgagaagaaattagcaagaaagaaagttgctcctgatgattaggctccaacaaaatttcaaggggtacggtctcctgatccacaggctcagagatta
This is a stretch of genomic DNA from Ranitomeya variabilis isolate aRanVar5 chromosome 6, aRanVar5.hap1, whole genome shotgun sequence. It encodes these proteins:
- the LOC143782168 gene encoding uncharacterized protein LOC143782168, which gives rise to MENKAVTDGTTSPRETRDSNQKETDGTTVRLRITSQDKCDLHREWYATNGQTERTNQMLEQYLRCYVSHLQDDWLELLLLAEFSYNNSQSASTKFTPFFANLGYHPCILPRSPINSLVPAVEERLTAMRQNLEVLKESLTTAQERYKRWADRFRKPAPMFKGRVVPPPQPVVIDGQEQFVVEEIVDSRIHRNRLQYLIRWQGYPPEEDSWEPVENINSQQKISRFHQRFPEKPGPGSS